From Arcobacter sp. CECT 8986, a single genomic window includes:
- a CDS encoding kinase yields the protein MHKSFEEFVLNEYKSSSSEIGSFLFDEKKYWLKKARPTKSSLSHKIYYKLFKLELITPVEEKSAIQALEFECTKLEEFKKLNIPVPNVVFKNSDFFVLEDSGKNINSYIRKKDATQEIIDFYVSKAIDAICFIHNNNQYHGGAQARNLTFKDEKVYSIDLEDSFDSSIDLKTLQFRDFLLFLLSLTKIRAKVEVNYIEFIDKYIENTKNYDFKNRLQKLASKFYLLIKLSKVKFIRKFLGNDVILFFKLFEILYNLKENDK from the coding sequence ATGCATAAGAGCTTTGAAGAGTTTGTTTTAAACGAATATAAAAGTAGTTCTTCAGAAATTGGTTCTTTTCTTTTTGATGAAAAAAAATATTGGTTAAAAAAAGCAAGACCAACAAAATCTTCACTTTCTCATAAAATCTATTATAAACTTTTTAAATTAGAATTAATAACTCCTGTTGAAGAAAAAAGTGCAATACAAGCTCTTGAGTTTGAGTGTACAAAATTAGAAGAGTTTAAAAAATTGAATATTCCCGTTCCAAATGTAGTTTTTAAAAATAGTGATTTTTTTGTATTAGAAGATAGTGGTAAAAATATAAATTCATATATACGAAAAAAAGATGCTACACAAGAAATAATAGATTTTTATGTATCAAAAGCTATTGATGCAATTTGTTTTATCCATAATAATAACCAATACCATGGTGGAGCACAAGCAAGAAATCTAACTTTTAAAGATGAAAAAGTTTATTCCATTGATTTAGAAGATAGCTTTGATAGTTCTATTGATTTAAAAACTTTACAGTTTCGAGATTTTTTACTTTTTTTATTGTCTTTGACAAAAATAAGAGCAAAAGTTGAAGTTAACTATATTGAATTTATTGATAAATATATAGAAAATACTAAAAATTATGATTTTAAAAATAGACTTCAAAAACTTGCAAGTAAATTTTATTTATTGATAAAATTAAGTAAAGTTAAATTTATTAGAAAATTTCTAGGAAATGATGTTATTTTATTTTTTAAACTGTTTGAAATCTTATATAATTTAAAGGAAAATGATAAATGA
- a CDS encoding diacylglycerol kinase codes for MNNKPKYNLFKNSKYALSGLVHVLKTESSFKLELIFAIFIIVGIILIDASLTSKLILLVTGILVLIVELLNSSIENVVDLVTKEFAPLAKTAKDIGSTAVMFSIILHVICWIMVIIYA; via the coding sequence ATGAATAATAAACCAAAATATAATCTTTTTAAAAACAGTAAATATGCTCTAAGTGGATTGGTACATGTATTAAAAACAGAAAGCTCTTTTAAACTTGAGTTGATTTTTGCGATATTTATAATTGTAGGAATAATACTTATTGATGCATCTTTAACTAGTAAGTTAATTCTTTTAGTTACTGGTATTTTAGTACTAATTGTTGAGTTATTAAACTCTTCAATTGAAAATGTTGTTGATTTAGTAACTAAAGAGTTTGCTCCTTTAGCTAAAACTGCAAAAGATATTGGTTCTACTGCTGTTATGTTTTCTATTATTTTACATGTTATTTGCTGGATTATGGTGATAATATATGCATAA
- a CDS encoding lipid A biosynthesis lauroyl acyltransferase translates to MKRKIKDYYRYILYNIFKFIILVSPKFITKQILIFIAHLANRFNKEHLHIANVNLDLVYGDSISKEKKEEIIFTSYKSLLFNLYEFVENQHISKEKLISKANIENEQVILDAIKENRKIIYITAHYGGWEIALPYVALKYGKLAVVNRKMDNPYINDMYEKARDRNNITMLEKKSAAKGMLKAFKEKKAVALVIDQHMKNGIEIEFFNKKVMATDATSRLALKLDAVIIPIFCVMNDFRDYTLKVGEMIDCKELDFKTDDKIKELTQMQSDIIEKQILEYPHLWFWQHKRWKKYYKNLYDRNKHE, encoded by the coding sequence ATGAAGAGAAAAATTAAGGATTATTATAGATATATTTTATATAACATCTTTAAATTTATAATATTAGTAAGTCCTAAATTTATTACAAAACAAATATTAATATTTATTGCACATTTAGCTAATAGATTTAATAAAGAACATTTACATATTGCAAATGTGAATTTGGACTTAGTTTATGGTGATTCTATAAGCAAAGAAAAAAAAGAAGAGATAATTTTTACTTCTTATAAATCTTTACTTTTTAATTTGTATGAGTTTGTTGAAAACCAGCATATTTCAAAAGAGAAATTAATTAGTAAAGCAAATATAGAAAATGAACAAGTTATTTTAGATGCAATAAAAGAAAATAGAAAGATTATTTATATTACAGCTCATTATGGTGGCTGGGAAATTGCATTACCATATGTTGCATTGAAATATGGGAAATTAGCAGTTGTAAATAGAAAAATGGATAATCCATATATTAATGATATGTATGAAAAAGCAAGAGATAGAAATAATATTACTATGTTAGAAAAAAAATCTGCTGCAAAAGGAATGCTAAAAGCATTTAAAGAGAAAAAAGCAGTTGCTTTAGTAATTGACCAACATATGAAAAATGGTATCGAAATTGAATTTTTTAATAAAAAAGTAATGGCAACTGATGCCACATCAAGATTGGCATTAAAACTTGATGCTGTAATTATCCCAATATTCTGTGTAATGAATGATTTTAGAGATTATACATTAAAAGTTGGTGAAATGATTGATTGTAAAGAACTTGATTTTAAAACAGATGATAAGATAAAAGAATTAACTCAAATGCAATCAGATATAATAGAAAAACAGATTTTAGAATATCCTCATTTATGGTTTTGGCAACATAAAAGATGGAAAAAATATTATAAAAATTTATATGATAGAAACAAACATGAATAA
- the waaC gene encoding lipopolysaccharide heptosyltransferase I yields the protein MIKKLDKIAIVKLSAMGDIIHSMIALQFIKKHYPNIQIDWFVEKAFSKVLENNPHIDNIYELNLKSIKKDKKELFSQIKLTRIYSKNNYDLIIDAQGLIKSAIVSKLLGKYVVGFSKDSIREKFASNFYKQKVSISYDSNVIERNAKIMSEPFDFNITKDDILNKEPFLFFKDEDKRIYDYLSNTKKNILLIVGASWPSKMYSKEKFVKIVNSINENFLIAWGSEVEKDIANYLEKNTTNAKMLPKIDLNSLKALVSKTDLLIGNDTGPTHMAWALNIPSITLFGNTPGYRNTYETKINKIIESNSNVDPYKLDRNDFSIKDIDESSIVKVAKEILYEEKN from the coding sequence ATGATTAAAAAGTTAGACAAAATAGCCATTGTAAAGCTATCTGCAATGGGTGATATTATTCACTCTATGATTGCTTTACAATTTATAAAAAAACATTATCCAAATATTCAAATTGATTGGTTTGTTGAAAAAGCTTTTAGTAAAGTTTTAGAAAATAATCCACATATTGATAATATCTATGAACTAAATCTTAAAAGTATAAAAAAAGATAAAAAAGAACTATTTTCTCAAATTAAATTAACAAGAATATATTCTAAAAATAATTATGACTTAATTATTGATGCTCAAGGGTTAATAAAATCTGCAATTGTCTCTAAACTTTTAGGGAAATATGTTGTTGGCTTTTCAAAAGATTCAATTAGAGAGAAGTTTGCAAGTAATTTTTACAAACAAAAAGTTTCTATTTCTTATGATTCAAATGTAATAGAAAGAAATGCAAAAATAATGTCAGAACCATTTGATTTTAATATTACAAAAGATGATATTTTAAATAAAGAGCCTTTTTTATTTTTTAAAGATGAAGATAAAAGAATATATGACTATTTAAGTAATACAAAAAAGAATATTTTATTAATAGTTGGTGCAAGTTGGCCTAGTAAGATGTATTCTAAAGAAAAATTTGTTAAAATAGTAAATTCTATAAATGAAAATTTTTTAATAGCTTGGGGAAGTGAAGTAGAAAAAGATATTGCAAATTATTTAGAAAAAAATACTACTAATGCAAAAATGCTTCCTAAAATAGATTTAAATAGTTTAAAAGCACTTGTTTCAAAAACAGATTTATTAATTGGAAATGACACTGGTCCAACACATATGGCATGGGCTTTAAATATTCCTTCTATAACTCTATTTGGTAATACACCAGGTTATAGAAATACATATGAAACAAAAATTAATAAAATTATTGAGTCAAATTCTAATGTTGATCCATATAAGTTGGATAGGAATGATTTCTCAATTAAAGATATAGATGAAAGTAGTATTGTCAAAGTAGCAAAGGAAATTCTTTATGAAGAGAAAAATTAA
- a CDS encoding Ppx/GppA phosphatase family protein, which yields MAKITTIIDIGSNSMRMVVLQKSSRFAFHLINETKSRVKISEGCYENNGNLQQLPMDRAFNSLKSFLNISKSLKSRKVICVATSALRDAPNSKVFLSRVKKELGLSIKVINGEKEAYYGGVAAVNLLHNNEFVTIDIGGGSTEFCFIKNGVIEKTISLDIGTVRLNEIFFEKGNIKEAREYIKKNIEKIFELGIDIPQVAVGIGGSIRAVTKVIMKNTSYCLDVLHGYTYNVEEQKDLITKIIDATSTDELKNLGIKKDRFDTIKEGTFIFNSILEELKIKKVITSGVGVREGVYLCDLLRNSNHRFPSNFNVSVRSLLDRFELDSNQSAYYGNNAAKIFEALKPLHNLDDKFKTFLVVSSKLHSIGTSLNFYKVNDNTFNFILNGLNYDFLHTSRVIVAHTIKFSKKSLPTKKDLYEYKELLPSLETMQWMSFMISLNLMINQDFTKPKVEYELDDETLKIKLPEYSFLIESSLDRLEKPNNLNIELL from the coding sequence ATGGCAAAAATTACAACTATTATTGACATTGGGTCTAACTCAATGCGTATGGTTGTATTACAAAAAAGTAGTAGATTCGCGTTTCATTTGATAAATGAAACAAAAAGTAGAGTTAAAATCTCTGAAGGGTGTTATGAAAATAACGGTAATCTTCAGCAGTTACCAATGGACAGAGCTTTTAACTCATTAAAATCTTTTTTAAATATTTCAAAATCACTTAAATCAAGAAAAGTGATTTGTGTTGCTACATCTGCACTTCGTGATGCACCAAATTCAAAAGTTTTTTTATCTAGAGTAAAAAAAGAGCTAGGCTTAAGTATAAAAGTTATTAATGGTGAAAAAGAGGCTTATTATGGCGGTGTTGCTGCTGTAAATCTTCTTCACAATAATGAATTTGTTACAATAGATATTGGTGGTGGTTCTACTGAATTTTGCTTTATAAAAAATGGAGTAATAGAAAAAACAATATCTTTGGATATAGGAACAGTTAGGTTAAATGAGATATTCTTTGAAAAAGGAAATATCAAAGAAGCTAGAGAATATATCAAAAAAAATATTGAAAAGATTTTTGAATTAGGTATTGATATTCCTCAAGTTGCAGTTGGAATTGGTGGAAGTATCAGAGCCGTTACAAAAGTAATAATGAAAAATACTTCATATTGCTTAGATGTTCTTCATGGATATACATACAATGTAGAAGAACAAAAAGATTTAATCACTAAAATTATAGATGCAACAAGCACTGATGAGTTAAAAAATCTAGGTATTAAAAAAGATAGATTTGACACTATTAAAGAGGGTACTTTTATATTTAATTCTATATTAGAAGAGTTAAAAATAAAAAAAGTAATCACTTCAGGAGTTGGTGTAAGGGAAGGTGTTTATCTTTGTGATTTATTAAGAAATTCAAATCATAGATTTCCATCAAATTTTAATGTAAGTGTTAGGTCTTTATTAGATAGATTTGAATTAGATAGTAATCAAAGTGCTTATTATGGTAATAATGCAGCTAAAATATTTGAAGCATTAAAACCTTTACATAATTTAGATGATAAGTTTAAAACATTTTTGGTTGTATCTTCAAAGCTTCACTCTATTGGTACTTCTTTGAATTTTTATAAAGTTAATGATAATACTTTTAATTTTATTTTAAATGGTTTAAATTATGACTTTTTACATACTTCAAGAGTTATCGTTGCACATACTATTAAGTTCTCAAAAAAATCTTTACCAACAAAAAAAGATTTATATGAATATAAAGAACTATTGCCAAGTTTAGAAACAATGCAATGGATGTCATTTATGATATCTTTAAATTTGATGATTAACCAAGATTTTACTAAGCCAAAAGTTGAATATGAGTTAGATGATGAAACTTTAAAAATTAAGCTACCTGAATACTCATTTTTAATAGAGTCTTCTTTAGACAGATTAGAGAAACCAAATAATTTAAATATAGAACTTCTATGA
- a CDS encoding YfhL family 4Fe-4S dicluster ferredoxin: MSLIITDECIACDACREECPNYAIEEGDPIYLIDSDRCTECVGHYEEPACVEVCPVDCIVVDPDNQETMEELKFKYEQLQEEEA; encoded by the coding sequence ATGTCTTTAATAATAACAGATGAATGTATAGCATGTGATGCATGTAGAGAAGAGTGTCCAAATTATGCGATTGAAGAAGGTGATCCAATATATCTGATTGATTCTGATAGATGTACAGAGTGTGTTGGACATTATGAAGAACCAGCATGTGTTGAAGTTTGTCCAGTTGACTGTATTGTTGTTGATCCTGATAATCAAGAGACAATGGAAGAGTTAAAGTTTAAATACGAACAACTACAAGAAGAAGAAGCTTAA
- a CDS encoding inositol monophosphatase family protein, whose product MTDFINDCIKANQEIYEYINTHISNDDLQFSGKIGFGGDKSLKIDFKAEEIFILYLKKYGSIYSEESGDIFSNTNKRVIIDPIDGSDNLASNLPYYGTSVALEDNGEIVAGVVCNLSTGILTYKTKDEELTKIDLKTNKKINIISIEKPKFAIIERAYKNPKVCESLYKYDIKYRSLGAIALSLCDARNYNFVLFIGKIREFDIAAGLYFCNDLNVYKNDKFLIVAKNTHIFNLVKDTINKL is encoded by the coding sequence ATGACTGATTTTATAAATGATTGTATAAAAGCAAATCAAGAGATATATGAGTATATAAATACTCATATATCAAATGATGATTTACAATTTAGTGGAAAAATTGGTTTTGGTGGAGATAAAAGTCTAAAAATTGATTTTAAGGCTGAAGAGATATTTATTTTGTATTTAAAAAAGTATGGTTCTATTTATTCTGAAGAGAGTGGAGATATTTTTTCAAATACAAACAAAAGAGTAATAATTGACCCCATTGATGGAAGTGATAATTTAGCTTCTAATTTGCCATATTATGGAACTTCTGTGGCACTTGAAGATAATGGAGAAATTGTTGCAGGAGTTGTTTGTAATCTTTCAACTGGAATTTTAACTTATAAAACTAAAGATGAAGAACTAACAAAAATTGATTTAAAAACTAACAAAAAAATCAATATTATTTCAATTGAAAAACCAAAATTTGCAATAATTGAAAGAGCATATAAAAATCCAAAAGTTTGTGAAAGTTTATATAAATACGATATCAAATATAGAAGTTTAGGTGCAATTGCACTGAGTTTATGCGATGCTAGAAACTATAATTTTGTACTATTTATAGGTAAAATTAGAGAGTTTGATATTGCTGCTGGATTATACTTTTGCAATGATTTAAATGTGTATAAAAACGATAAATTCTTAATTGTTGCTAAAAATACCCATATTTTTAATCTAGTTAAAGATACTATTAATAAACTTTAG
- a CDS encoding glutamate synthase subunit beta: MLNFTKFERVNPNKRDVLQRLKDFNEVYEVFGQNKAKEQSDRCMQCGDPYCHSKCPLHNFIPAWLKQTAEKNLELAFALSNETSPFPEILGKICPHDVLCEGDCSLNTGHGAVSIGAIETHINETGFEQGLKPKFAPISLNKKVAIIGSGPAGISAATFLLRKGIAVEMFERDDKAGGLLTYGIPGFKLDKKVVERRINWLLEAGMRLHVNCEIGKDKSISDLEKEFDAVFLGIGATLGRKARVSGEDAPNVHLAIDFLKRIQKRNFGQKVEDFIDVKDKNVVVIGGGDTAMDCVRTSVREKAKTVKCLYRRDEANMPGSKKEVVNAKEEGVEYIFNVSPKSIKVENGKAVAIELQETTLSEPDESGRQRVEIVEGSEYFEEADVIIMALGFSPEVPAFLKEMNIDTNSWGGIVIDDNFKTSNDKYYAGGDCRRGAHLAVTAAADGREAAKEIIKALS, encoded by the coding sequence ATGTTAAATTTTACAAAGTTTGAAAGAGTTAATCCAAATAAAAGAGATGTATTACAAAGATTAAAAGATTTTAATGAAGTTTATGAAGTATTTGGACAAAATAAGGCAAAAGAGCAATCGGATAGATGTATGCAGTGTGGAGATCCATACTGCCACTCTAAATGTCCATTACACAATTTTATTCCAGCATGGTTAAAACAAACAGCTGAGAAAAATTTAGAATTAGCATTTGCTTTATCAAATGAAACTTCTCCATTCCCTGAAATTTTAGGAAAAATCTGTCCACATGATGTATTATGTGAGGGAGATTGTTCTTTAAATACAGGACATGGTGCTGTATCAATTGGTGCAATTGAGACTCATATTAATGAGACTGGATTTGAACAAGGATTAAAACCTAAATTTGCTCCAATAAGCTTAAATAAAAAAGTTGCAATTATTGGTTCTGGACCTGCTGGAATTTCAGCCGCTACATTTTTATTAAGAAAAGGTATTGCAGTTGAGATGTTTGAAAGAGATGATAAAGCTGGTGGACTTTTAACATATGGTATTCCAGGTTTTAAACTTGACAAAAAAGTAGTTGAAAGAAGAATTAACTGGTTATTAGAAGCTGGTATGAGACTTCATGTAAATTGTGAAATAGGAAAAGATAAATCTATTTCTGATTTAGAAAAAGAGTTTGATGCAGTATTTTTAGGAATTGGTGCAACTTTAGGAAGAAAAGCTAGAGTTTCTGGTGAAGATGCTCCTAACGTACACTTAGCAATTGATTTTCTAAAAAGAATTCAAAAAAGAAACTTTGGTCAAAAAGTTGAAGATTTTATTGATGTAAAAGATAAAAATGTAGTTGTAATTGGTGGTGGAGATACTGCTATGGACTGTGTTAGAACATCAGTAAGAGAAAAAGCTAAAACAGTTAAATGTTTATATAGAAGAGATGAAGCAAATATGCCTGGAAGTAAAAAAGAGGTTGTAAATGCAAAAGAAGAGGGTGTTGAATATATTTTCAATGTTTCTCCAAAATCTATAAAAGTTGAAAATGGAAAAGCAGTAGCAATTGAACTTCAAGAAACTACTTTAAGTGAACCAGATGAATCTGGAAGACAAAGAGTTGAAATAGTAGAAGGAAGTGAATATTTTGAAGAAGCTGATGTAATTATTATGGCATTAGGTTTTTCACCTGAAGTTCCAGCATTTTTAAAAGAGATGAATATTGATACAAACTCATGGGGTGGAATAGTTATTGATGATAACTTTAAAACTTCAAATGATAAATATTATGCAGGTGGAGATTGTAGAAGAGGTGCACACTTAGCAGTAACTGCCGCAGCAGATGGTAGAGAAGCAGCAAAAGAGATAATAAAAGCACTATCTTAA